Part of the Salvelinus sp. IW2-2015 linkage group LG7, ASM291031v2, whole genome shotgun sequence genome, GAATAAAAAAAAGGGCCTGGGCTGAGCTGGCGGTTCAGTTGGGCTAGTTTTCCTCCAATTTTCTCCCGTATGTATTTCTTTCTGGGCAAGCCTAAATGACGACATATGAGAAGTAGGAGGGCCTTTATCTTTATTATGCAGACTGTTGAAAGTCGTCAACAGCGGCAAAACTAGACTGCGGCCCCTGCTGCCATTTTGAACATCAGGTGGAGCGATAGAAATGCATGGGAAAAAGCAACAGCAAGTATACTGGACATCTTAATCTGTATAGATTAATTTTTTTATAACCTACTGCTTTTAATCACCACCGCACCAAATTAAAACAATTTGATTGACTTAATCCATGTGTCAATAGATGTGTATATATGTTCTGTTAATGACAGGAGACCAAATAAGGCCTGAACTGAATGCAAAATTGACAACCGGATAGCTGAGGACCAAGTGGGTCTTTATATATAGGTTGGCTAAATTTACACTGCAAGTGCCACCTGGGGGTATTTGACATGGACATCTGAGCCAATGGGTAAGAGATGACAGGAGGATTCCCTATGCAGTTTGGCACATGTTCTACATTCTCTCTGGGAAGAAAAGTCTGCTGTGGTTGCTTAGTCCTGCACTGTAACTGCTGGCAATGTCTGGGGCTACCCAAAAGCACAAATATTAAAGGACAGTTCTAGGGTAGGGTTGTTAAACATTACAAAGTTAGTTTTAGCCTCAAGTGCTGACAAAGACATAACTACTTTCAAGAAAGTAGCAATACCATTCCTAGAAGAAATATAAGCATTGAAAGAAATGTAAACAATCATCCTCCCTGTGCTCCTCCAGCTTTATTGATAGTTTAAAATTACATTTCTATGTTCTAGGACTTCAGTTGCATTTCCTTCCGACTTAAAAACTGAGTACAAGCAAATGGTATTTTTACAGTAGTCTAAGTGATATtgtacaaaaataacatttgatttctgTGAAAACATTCTCCACTCCCAAATAACTGCTAATTCTGATGATCTGGCAACTGTGTTCTTGATGCACATTTTTCCTCCAAGGTAAAAGTTTCCAAaatcgttttttggggggaaacGTCTACCTTGGACTATTTACCCATACTCCTTTAAATtgtaaacaattattttttttctattataAAAGAACTTAAGATTCTTTCAATTCCTCCAAAAATGTAACGGCATTTATTGATATAACACATCATTTATGTTATCGCCCAGCACTTAGCTGCTTGTAGGGCCCAGATGCAGATAGATCATATGGTGTGAACTGTTACCCATGTCATACGCTCTTGGCCAACTCATATGTTATCCCGCTAAAACAAACCATACATGGAAGTTCAGGTTTCTTTTTACTCCCTTCTTACTGAGACTCACTTTCCACAAGCCCAGAGGTCCTCTATATCCAATATATTTAGTCCCATTCATTCATCTCTGCTCACCAGTGGCTTGGAAAGGGGGGATTCGTTAACAAAGCATTAAACATAACACTCCTACCAaactaaacaaacattttttgtgttgaatgcaaaaagttttttttttttacccctttcttCGTATTACATGTCGAGGGGCTCACTGGCCCGGGACTAGCCTCTGTCAGCCAACCTTTGGCCGGTGAAGAGGATTCAGAGAAAATAATACAACCAACCATCAATCAGAAAAAAATAGGAGGGGCAACAAAGGGCACTGATTATGCTGTGGCTTCAATGGTGCACTCTTTCGCCAGGTGGCCGGTGTTGCCGCACTTGTAGCAGTTCACCTCACTGGCTTTGCTGCACTGCACAGCCACGTGGCCGATCTCGCCACACCTGGGGGAGGGGAAACAGAATGTCGGCCGACCAAGCTTAAGAGTGAACATTTGCATGGCTCTGGCGAACTAAACTGGGAACGGCTGCCACGGCAATTGTTTTGCTAACTCTCAAAAAGCGAAAAGGACCATATACACAGCACAAACGTTTATAAATCTAGATATACAGCACAACTACTTGAAAGCTTGCCAATTAGATGATACATGCCTATAACTAAAGACTACAGCAAAACCATTTGTCCCCAAAAGAAGGGGGTACCAGAGACTGCATGTCACTCCTGAGAAGACTTGTCGAAACGCGTTGTGTTTGTGCTTTCAGCAGTTGTTAGTGAAGTTTGCTCTGTACATGGGAACATGCAAGCATGAGTCGGTACCATGCGATTTCATTACCACATTTCCCCCCACAAAAAATACATTCACTATGTGGTCACTCACCTGTAACATTTGACTTTATCGCAAAGTTTCTGGATGTGGCCAAAGCCTCCGCAGGAATAGCACTTCTGCTCGTTGGCATGGTCGCAGTCGCGGGCCACGTGGCCAGCCTTGCCACAGCTGTAGCAACACTGCTCCCGCTCCTTCTTGGGCTCCTTGCAGTCACGGGAAATATGGCCGCTCCTGTGGCAGTTGTAGCAggctggggggaaaaaacgaaaAACAGTACGCTAAATATTTGTCCTCTACARGAAAGCAATTAACAACGACATGGCTATCAATAATTAAGGCACATCTTCCAAACACCATCACTATTCAACCAACAAGAATGTGGTGTACAATGTTAACGTGTAATAAACATTCTGAAATCccatgtgtccccagatcctgACAGCAGGACCCAGTACACAGTGACAGTCATGAGAAAGCTACAACTATTGCTCACTccgcagcataccaccctgcataccactgctggcttgcttctgaagctaagcagggttggtcctggtcagtccctggatgggagaccgggtgctgctggaagtggtgttggagggccagtaggaggcactctttcctctggtctaaacaaagatcccaatgccccagggcagtgattggggacactgctctgtgtagggtgccgtctttcggatgggacgttaaacgggtgtcctgactctctgaggtcattaaagatcccatggcacttatcgtaagagtaggggtgttaaccccggtgtactggctaaattcccaatctggccctcaaccatcacggtcacctaataatccccagtttacaattggctcattcatccccctcctctcccctgtaactattccccaggtcgttgctgcaaatgagaacgtgttctcagtcaacttacctggtaaaataacggttaaataaaataaataaaaaataaactccaAAGCTGAACACGTCCATACTAGAGTTACAAGTTCAAATGTACAAAAACTCTGGAGTTGTATTGACAAAACCATTTGCATGTACTTGGCATTAAAGGGATCAAAAGTATTCTCACCGTCCTCGGTCTGTTCACAGTCCCTGGCAATGTGACCTTGCTCTCCACAGCGATAGCAGAACAGATCTAGGAAAAAACAGAGGTGACCCAGAGGTTTACTCTACACTCATTCGTGAAAAGAACACTGGCAACTTACCGAGGAGGAACATCCATCGTTTTGCTGCCATGTTAGCTAAGCTGTGACCTAGGTGCTTGTGAACTAAATCACTAGAATGAAGTACTAGACGTTACTAAGACAACCGTGCTTCATCATTTGAACATCCCAGTGATAACGAAGTGATGACTGAAAGCCCCTGATAACACTGAGGTTATTTTCCATGGGAGAAGACCTTTGTAAAAAATTAAGGCAGCTGCTTAGAATTGGTCATTTAGCTCTTTGATTGACAAACCAGTCTCTCACACAGTGCAGAATTTGTTAGTGTCCAAAAAACAAGGAAAGtaccctttcctcttcctcttcccctgcCGCGGCCACGCCCTCCAGCTTCGGGACAGTTCTTGATCCAATGCCCAGGACGGCCACATCGGAAGCACTCGCTACTGCTCATCTCCATAATCTGCAGAGAAAACAGAAATGACTGTTATTGGACACTAAAATCGCAGTCTAGTCATTTCAAAGGAGGCAGGAATTCTAAGGGCATGGTAGACAATTCAACACAGTAGAGGCAAAGGTCAGGGTTGTCTAATAAAAGCTGGGCGGATCAATGGCTTGTTCCTGACTCAACCATGTGCTAGCTTGAGTAGTAAGCCCTGGTATCTGGCTAGCCGGTGGCTACTATTCTAAAATGTCATAAAGAAGGATCGGTATGCCACCTGTCACTATTTGCCTCTCAATGAGTTAAAGGCAAATGGTCTGCTGGTATGAAAGTACACATGTGACAAGCATGAATTCATTAGTCTCTGAAAATAATGAAAGGATGTTCACCCAGAGTCAATACCAGCTACATTTACAGTATCTAACCTTGCCATGTTGTCCACATTCATACATTGATAAAGGCACGGACATCAGTTTCTCTGTCCATTACATTTCCCCCCCACAAGACAAGTGTTTGCTGAAAGTCAGTGAAAGCCATGTATAAAAGTAGTTACTGTAACTAGATAGATTAATAAGTTACTTAGTAGTGGCTTGTTATAGTGGTGCTAACGTTAACTGATGGTAATTCCAccaattaaatgtaaatgtaatgtaaatgtaattccaGCTTCGAAATATGTCAACTTCTTGTGTACAAGGTAGCTTGCGCAAATACAATTTCAGAAGTTAGCCACGTGCAGGATGTTATGAATATGAATTAACATTTCGTGGTAGCTATAATACCTACGGTGGTTTGGCCATGGCTACCTGTTAGACCAAGCTGACATGCGGGCATAAACTATTAACGTGCCTACCCTACAATACTAGTGTAGTTAGCCAGCCTACTACCTAACTagcaagtaacgttagctagctacagtaatgaAACATGTCACGCCTGGTCCGTTGACTGGCGATGGTACCTAGCACACACAAACCTGGTTAACTGCAAAACAATGATTACTCTCCCTGAAATGTTGATATACCGAATTACTATTTAGACAGATACATTAAATGGTATTTATCTTCGGTAAAAGCATGACTGGTGCATGAGGATTTCTGGCCTTGTCACGTTGAGACAACAGCAGCTGCTGCTGATGGCTGAAGAAAAACGCTAGCACCACCTCTGCAGTTGAGTGTGGCACTAGGCCGCGTCGCAGCCATACAACATTAATCAAAATGGAAGTGATCAACCACATTCACAAATAATTCGTTTCAATAGTATATTGCTAGACACCTTAGTCGGAcacattttaatgagggaaaattCTAATTGTAATAGGGCTAATTTCCCGCGCATAACGAACCACATCGtagtaactagctagccaacgaCAACAACGTTAGGCCACAGATCCAGTAGAAAAGGCTAATGCTAACGTTACCCGCGTTGGCGGACATCACTCAGCAGGTCATTTCGCAATAAAAACACTTGATTTcgaatgttttttttatggcgcTTCTAAGTTTGACACTTTACCTAAGGTCGGAAATAATAACGTCAATATTTTATAATTAAAATATGGCGGTGAAATGTTTTCATTACTCACCTTCCTTAGCTAGCAACCTAGCTACGCGATTCTCTGCTGATTACGCCTCCTCTCTCCGTTGCGCCACATGCGGTGTGAACATGAGTTTCTAGAATGTGTCATTCACCTTATCCAGTCAAAGCTAACGCAGCACTTGGGCACGGTCTTTTTGCAGTACCAATGGCAAAGGAGCGCATGCGGACACCGCCTCCATGGAGTGGCGAATCACTGAGCAAGACAGCAATCATGTCCCGCCTCCCAgggtgtctgttgtctgttgtcaaATCTCAGATTATCTCACATTTCCATCTTTTGATGTTAATTCATTTGCCATATATTTCGCGTAGAACTAGCCTAAATACAATGATGgatcttcttctttcctctttgAGCTTACATTCTAATAGCTTTCCATCTCCAAATATTCAAAATATAAGAGCGGTAGGTGTAGGCTGCAATAGGCTACACATTGTGTGCATCAGCGTTGAATGACTAACACCAGTCATTTTATGGGCATGCaggcaatcaatcaaatataattATTTGTCATTCAGTATTGAACATTGCCCAATGAGTGGTGGTTAATTGTGATATAAGGTAAAGGGTATATCAAGTTTAAGAATATTAGTGTATGGGATAAATGGATGCAGACTGACCCATCCCTGTTCCACACAGAGGTTGCGTCATAGGTAGGCTATTTGAGTACAGTGCTGATTAGTGAGAGACATTACACTGAATCATTTCAGCTCACTGCGCCATGAGCGCATGGTCAGATCAATAAGTGGGAAAGATGCAATCTCAAGGGGCCTGTACTGTCATGCACATGGAAAGTATAGGTCAATTTCACTAGGGTGGTGTGGGATATTGAAACCCTTAAATGCATTGTCCATCTATACTCTAGAGGGATTCTCTAAATGAAATTGCATCATTTTGGTATAATGAACACCAGTGACTGGACACTTCTCCCTGACATAATGGTTTTCTGGTTTCCTCCCAACCCTGCAGCTGATGTTGCACTGATGATGAGACTGCATCCTAATGGTTACCTTAAGATCATACAGTGAAAAAGCCCTGCCCTTATCCTCTTAGGCTGCATGCAAAGTGTTTGCATTGGTATTCGTGGGATTTGTTGATGTCAGGATATGAATGAGGTAGTTGCTTTAATGGAGATCTTTGGAAGGGAAATTAAATCAAATATATGATCAGAAAATGGTGAGCATTTGACAGGAGAGAGATGATATATGCAGCTATAATGTTATGATGATCAAAGCGTTTTTGACAAGGATGTCATCTGCCTTGTGTATTCAGTGTGTGCCCATCGCGTCAAGGAGAGCAGGCTGGTCTGTGCTCGTGAGGAAAGCAACATTGCTACACTTAACTAAAGTGGTCTGATCATTCTCCTCCTCAATTGGCCTTGGCGATAGAACTCTGGAGTCTTCAGTGTCATCATCCGTGGTTACCTCAGGGGACCTTCGGCTGGGGATCTGATCTTGTTCACATGATCAATTGAGTAGTTGGTTTGAAGGTAAGATAAGATCCTAAGATCCAACTGCTCTATTTAACAGTGTACGCttgccctttgctatgagaaagtAATCTATTTCATGATGAGAACATGTCTCAAATAGGATAGATGCACTATTTTGAGATTCAATTTCAAATTCTTAGACTACCAATATTTTTCTATTTCAAGTCACCAGGATTTTAAAATCCCCTGTAAAAAATCGAATGGACAGGCCTAGTTTGATCACTATTTACACAGTTAAACTCAGTTATTTAACCTGACAATTGACTCATCAGTTGACTCCTGGTACAGATACAAAATACATACAGCCTTTAGAAAATATCCTAATGTAGATGTCCACTGAATTAGTCTTTAGGTAGTGTCTTATTTTCACCAGATGATGGGGCGCTTGTTATACTTTTTATGGATTTCTCATTCTGCAACTGATTAACAGCATTTATTTTTATATCCAGTGCCTACAGAAAGCATTCATAtcccttgacatattccacattttgttgtgttacagcctgaattcaaaattgattcaattgtgttttttttgtcagccatctacaaacaatatcaataggttcccttctttgcgagacactggaaaacttccctggtatTTGTTGTTGAaactgaaattcactgcttgactgagggaccttacagataattgtatgtgtggggtacagagatgaggtagtcattcaaaaatcatgttaaacactattattgcaaacagagtgagtccatgcaagttattatgtgacttgttaataagcacattttactcctgaacttatttaggcttgccataacgaagggttgaatacttattgactcaagacatttcagcttttaattttgtattaatttgtaaacatttctaaaaacatcattccactttgacattatgggttattgtgtcaatttaatcaatttaaattcaggctgtaacacaacaacatgtggaaaaagtaaaggggtgtgaatactttctgaagacaattCTGTATGGTCTACAAAAAGTATTGAATAATATAATTGCCTGCTTTTAATCTTAATTCAGCATACATTTCATAGATTCACAGATATTTGCAATTGAGCAATGTCATTTTTGTTTCGAAATGTTGATAGAATGGCTTATATTTTGGTGTAACAGGCCTACTTTTCAATCTCAACACTGTAATTGTATTCATCCTAAATCTCTCCCCTTTAGATAGCTAGGCTAAATGTTGTCTCGTTTGTGTGCTGTCTGTCAGTCCCCAACCTGCATCACACGTTCATAGTGCAGTAATACCATGTAGTTGTTTTCTATTAGGCCTCCACTTTTTGGACTTTGTTTTCTTTTCGCCAGTTATTGACAtaaaaagtaaatatcaaagtGTCAGAGTGGGTGGGCTTACATTTGTGTCCACATTATGGCGCAGTGAGTGTGTACGGCTGAAATAATTTTTATGACTGCAGGGTCCTGTTTCAATCACTGGCGTCAGGCAGGCGCACGACACGAACTCA contains:
- the cnbpa gene encoding CCHC-type zinc finger, nucleic acid binding protein a, coding for MEMSSSECFRCGRPGHWIKNCPEAGGRGRGRGRGRGKDLFCYRCGEQGHIARDCEQTEDACYNCHRSGHISRDCKEPKKEREQCCYSCGKAGHVARDCDHANEQKCYSCGGFGHIQKLCDKVKCYRCGEIGHVAVQCSKASEVNCYKCGNTGHLAKECTIEATA